From a region of the Methanolobus tindarius DSM 2278 genome:
- a CDS encoding DUF5655 domain-containing protein, with protein MGDIRLFRTSGEKAEELSSSSVALEKSLQTYMERNLETLLGIKLIASEYSTGKTHGGRIDTLGIDENGCPVIIEYKRSLNENVINQGLYYLDWLLDHKAEFQLKAMNVLGMNGDDIEWIPRLLCIAGDFTKYDIHAVQQINRNIELIKYQKYGDELLLLELINATNVQSSDDSTTKIKDISKSSNYKTFGMNYNQCDDELKDLYESLKSFIEALGDDVQVKELKFYTAFKRLSNFACVEIRPQIRHIVVYVKLNPVDEVNEGGFTRDVRKIGHYGTGDLEITIKSEEDLKKAEGLIAKSYENS; from the coding sequence ATGGGTGATATCAGACTGTTCAGGACATCTGGTGAGAAGGCAGAAGAATTATCAAGTTCCTCTGTTGCACTTGAGAAGTCACTTCAAACGTATATGGAAAGAAATCTTGAAACCTTGCTGGGCATTAAGCTAATAGCAAGCGAATACTCTACTGGCAAAACACATGGTGGAAGAATTGATACACTTGGGATTGATGAAAACGGCTGTCCTGTCATTATCGAGTATAAAAGGTCTCTGAATGAGAACGTTATCAATCAAGGTCTTTACTATCTCGACTGGCTATTGGACCACAAAGCTGAGTTCCAGTTGAAGGCAATGAATGTTCTGGGCATGAATGGAGATGATATCGAGTGGATTCCTCGGCTTTTATGCATTGCTGGTGATTTTACCAAGTATGACATACATGCAGTTCAGCAAATTAATAGGAATATTGAACTTATAAAGTATCAGAAATATGGTGATGAATTATTGCTTTTGGAGTTAATCAATGCAACAAACGTTCAAAGCAGTGATGATTCAACTACAAAGATTAAGGATATTTCTAAGAGTTCAAATTATAAGACATTTGGAATGAACTACAATCAATGTGACGATGAACTTAAGGACTTGTATGAATCATTAAAATCCTTCATCGAAGCATTGGGTGATGATGTACAGGTAAAGGAATTAAAGTTTTATACTGCATTTAAAAGACTTAGCAATTTTGCTTGTGTGGAGATTCGTCCTCAAATACGACACATAGTTGTATATGTAAAACTCAACCCTGTAGACGAAGTTAATGAAGGCGGATTTACTCGTGACGTCCGGAAAATTGGTCATTATGGAACAGGTGACCTTGAAATCACAATTAAATCTGAAGAAGACTTGAAAAAAGCTGAAGGTTTGATTGCCAAAAGCTATGAAAATAGCTAA
- a CDS encoding exonuclease/endonuclease/phosphatase family protein, with translation MKTKILAILILISLTFGCISDSTETISDVVTEIEQQMPEQMPVVNEIVTTEESTPDEVNVPTSDTLRIGAFNVQVFGVTKADKPEVMDVLADIVRTYDVIAIQEIRDKSQTALPELVDLVNSDGSEYDYVVSERLGRTTSKEQYAYIYNTATVSVNDAYTYPEPNGTDPFHRQPYIASIEALQGNYDATLIVIHTDPDEATEEINALDDVLSYAQSQNPEESDFIIMGDLNADGSYFDEDGTSDLDEYYWIIDDSQDTTTKSTDYTYDRIILTDDSDITGELGVFRFDLVYGLDEELTTDVSDHYPVYAEFMINGDSD, from the coding sequence ATGAAAACGAAAATACTTGCAATACTCATACTTATTTCGCTAACCTTTGGCTGTATTTCTGATAGCACTGAAACAATCAGTGATGTGGTTACTGAAATCGAACAGCAAATGCCGGAACAAATGCCTGTTGTCAATGAAATAGTCACCACTGAAGAATCTACGCCGGATGAAGTCAATGTGCCAACATCAGATACACTGCGAATAGGTGCATTCAATGTTCAGGTCTTCGGTGTCACAAAAGCCGATAAACCTGAGGTCATGGATGTACTTGCTGACATAGTTAGAACCTACGATGTAATTGCAATACAGGAAATCCGGGATAAATCACAGACCGCTCTTCCTGAACTTGTAGACCTTGTGAATTCAGATGGCTCTGAATATGATTACGTAGTAAGTGAAAGGCTTGGCAGGACGACCTCAAAGGAGCAGTATGCTTACATCTACAACACTGCCACTGTGTCTGTCAATGACGCTTATACTTATCCTGAACCAAATGGTACTGACCCATTCCACAGACAACCCTATATTGCGTCCATAGAAGCTCTACAAGGCAATTATGATGCAACTCTCATTGTTATCCATACTGACCCTGATGAAGCCACTGAGGAGATTAATGCACTCGATGATGTGCTATCCTATGCACAGTCACAGAATCCAGAAGAAAGTGATTTCATTATCATGGGAGACCTGAATGCTGATGGAAGTTATTTCGATGAGGATGGAACATCGGACCTTGATGAATACTATTGGATTATCGATGACAGCCAGGACACAACGACAAAGTCCACAGATTACACTTATGACAGGATAATTCTGACTGATGATAGTGACATTACAGGTGAATTAGGTGTGTTCAGGTTTGATTTGGTGTATGGTCTTGATGAGGAGCTAACAACTGATGTATCGGACCACTATCCGGTTTATGCAGAATTTATGATTAATGGAGATAGTGATTGA
- a CDS encoding pentapeptide repeat-containing protein, giving the protein MINFILREIKTEADLLNHISTGNLSHLFINIKELKKLKMSCCKINDVVFFKTELENIDFPDSEKISFQGCQLVNCNFNNTKLKDCNFTTAKLIDCRFENTKLSTCRFRGAAISKSNFKYAQINMVTFEDAKINCCDFYRASFLGVVVFRDCEMENSSLHYTLFADGAIIRRDNLKNDKILQQNNGIYKDFLEDARDKAVNKVGWDVKKSMSERFRDAEDIYRALSALWLSKGYMSDSNWAYVQARRMECEKLKLELKEIPKNERTSTKILIKKIVIFQNELVGFLFGYGESLRKVAFTYLLIFVLFAAAYFISLPDATFKEALALSFYSMLPSSLELSLSYSLTNVLITVQTTMSIILAGILGFVLANKIRCQ; this is encoded by the coding sequence ATGATAAACTTTATTTTAAGGGAAATTAAGACTGAAGCTGATTTATTAAATCATATAAGTACAGGCAATTTGTCTCACTTATTTATCAATATTAAAGAGCTCAAAAAGCTCAAGATGTCATGTTGCAAAATTAATGATGTTGTGTTTTTTAAAACAGAGCTTGAAAATATAGACTTTCCTGACAGTGAAAAAATAAGTTTTCAAGGCTGCCAATTAGTAAATTGCAACTTTAATAACACAAAACTAAAAGACTGCAACTTTACAACTGCTAAGTTAATTGATTGTAGGTTTGAAAACACTAAATTAAGTACTTGCAGATTCCGTGGTGCTGCAATCTCAAAAAGTAATTTCAAATATGCTCAAATAAACATGGTAACATTTGAAGATGCGAAAATTAATTGTTGTGATTTCTACAGAGCATCATTTTTAGGTGTAGTTGTTTTTAGAGATTGTGAGATGGAAAATAGCAGTTTACATTATACTCTTTTTGCTGATGGTGCAATTATCAGAAGAGATAACCTCAAAAATGATAAGATTTTACAGCAAAATAATGGGATATATAAGGATTTTTTAGAGGATGCTAGGGACAAAGCAGTGAATAAAGTAGGATGGGATGTAAAAAAGTCAATGTCTGAAAGATTCCGAGATGCTGAAGATATTTACCGAGCTTTAAGTGCACTATGGTTGAGTAAAGGGTATATGAGCGATTCAAATTGGGCATATGTACAAGCTAGAAGAATGGAGTGTGAAAAGCTAAAGCTTGAATTAAAAGAAATACCCAAAAATGAACGCACTTCTACTAAAATATTAATAAAAAAAATAGTCATTTTTCAGAATGAATTAGTTGGGTTCCTTTTTGGTTATGGCGAAAGTCTGAGAAAAGTGGCATTTACATATCTACTCATATTTGTTTTATTTGCAGCAGCATATTTCATATCGCTTCCCGATGCAACTTTTAAAGAAGCGTTAGCATTGAGCTTTTATTCTATGCTTCCTTCGTCGTTAGAATTGAGTCTTAGTTATTCCCTAACAAATGTACTCATCACAGTTCAAACAACAATGAGCATAATATTAGCTGGAATTCTTGGGTTTGTACTAGCAAACAAAATAAGATGTCAATAA
- a CDS encoding SIR2 family protein, translating into MNDGVINWDEEKVVFFFGAGASKPEGGIITNQLLEESFRQFPRNNKVKMVKEYLSDIYHNNCEISNLPTFEEVLGPIDIALQKQENMSPKWDVKKLSSLRDNLIYCICSVLYEKLQNPRGYHHDFVDNLLTMYPGRWNKCSFISLNYDILLDNALTKLGDRGASNIDLNYGIRFRNEKHRRSRHQNDDTWSVPRVKNVPLLKLHGSLNWIYCPTCNSIKITPKRKGIVDDIFKDSEPCDSPFCKDGASEQKPIVVPPTFTKAYENPFLVSIWLQAEKVLQNATRIYFIGYSMPEADIHIQYLLKRSLFRQNGIHPKIIIIDKKNEHYSENDNDENMDENVQENMASKGVHDRYKRLFGDVKYCPIGFEEFAGNLEQYL; encoded by the coding sequence ATGAATGATGGGGTAATAAATTGGGATGAAGAGAAAGTTGTTTTCTTCTTTGGAGCAGGGGCATCCAAGCCTGAAGGAGGAATCATTACTAATCAATTATTAGAGGAATCATTTAGGCAATTTCCTCGTAATAATAAAGTGAAAATGGTGAAAGAATACTTAAGTGATATTTACCACAACAACTGTGAGATTTCAAATCTCCCTACTTTTGAAGAAGTTCTTGGACCAATTGATATTGCATTACAAAAACAGGAAAACATGTCACCTAAGTGGGATGTTAAAAAACTTAGCTCCCTCCGAGATAATTTAATTTACTGCATATGTAGTGTTTTATACGAAAAATTACAAAATCCACGAGGCTATCATCATGATTTTGTTGACAATTTATTAACCATGTATCCTGGTAGATGGAATAAATGCAGTTTTATAAGCTTAAATTATGACATATTACTTGACAATGCATTGACAAAACTCGGCGATAGAGGAGCTTCTAATATTGACCTTAACTATGGAATAAGATTTCGAAATGAAAAACATAGAAGAAGTAGGCATCAAAATGATGATACTTGGTCCGTTCCAAGGGTAAAAAATGTTCCTTTGCTGAAACTACATGGGAGCCTGAATTGGATATATTGTCCAACATGCAATTCAATAAAAATAACACCAAAAAGGAAAGGTATCGTGGATGATATATTCAAAGATTCAGAACCCTGTGATTCTCCTTTTTGTAAAGATGGTGCATCTGAACAAAAACCAATAGTTGTCCCACCTACTTTTACAAAAGCTTATGAGAATCCATTCCTTGTGTCTATTTGGCTCCAAGCAGAAAAGGTGCTCCAAAATGCTACACGAATATACTTCATTGGATATTCTATGCCTGAAGCTGATATACATATTCAATACTTGCTGAAAAGGTCATTGTTTAGACAAAATGGAATTCATCCTAAAATTATCATTATTGACAAAAAAAACGAACATTATAGCGAAAATGACAATGATGAAAATATGGATGAAAACGTACAAGAAAACATGGCAAGCAAGGGTGTCCATGACAGATATAAGAGATTATTCGGTGATGTTAAATACTGTCCAATAGGCTTCGAAGAGTTTGCAGGAAATTTAGAACAATACTTGTGA
- a CDS encoding HNH endonuclease — MSFRLGSNGVEVWEQCRKQGIAAMGYYYNGEPVVGDCRNITEKEFDAIWRESGVRSRTGKSSLKHVVFHMKEGDVIYAKKGTEIVGKGKIAEEYDYKPGIVKQDGVRWEHYVKVDWNTDFKPFVLDLSANQHTVLKINQERLARIREKEYGTDINLTPDIIDEVASAEEGKKYIREASFRQRNRKLIEQKKANSDYRCEVCGMRYEDVYGEIGKDYIIAHHLEPIGNRDEAAKTTLDDIALVCSNCHDMLHKTNPPMSIEELRTQLYQ, encoded by the coding sequence ATGTCTTTTAGATTGGGAAGCAATGGTGTCGAGGTATGGGAGCAATGTAGGAAGCAAGGAATTGCTGCTATGGGTTACTACTACAATGGTGAACCTGTTGTAGGCGATTGCAGAAATATCACTGAAAAAGAATTTGATGCTATATGGAGAGAATCAGGTGTTAGGTCAAGAACCGGTAAAAGCAGTCTCAAACATGTTGTGTTCCATATGAAGGAAGGCGATGTAATCTACGCTAAGAAAGGAACTGAAATCGTTGGCAAAGGCAAGATTGCTGAAGAATATGACTATAAACCGGGTATTGTAAAGCAAGATGGTGTTAGATGGGAACATTATGTAAAAGTGGATTGGAACACCGATTTCAAACCGTTTGTTCTTGACCTTAGTGCCAATCAACATACAGTGCTCAAAATCAATCAAGAACGCCTTGCAAGAATTCGTGAAAAAGAATATGGTACTGATATTAATTTAACTCCTGATATTATCGATGAAGTGGCGAGTGCAGAGGAAGGCAAGAAGTATATCAGGGAAGCAAGCTTCAGGCAAAGGAACCGTAAGCTCATTGAGCAAAAGAAAGCCAATTCAGATTATCGGTGTGAAGTATGTGGAATGCGTTATGAAGATGTTTATGGCGAAATTGGAAAGGATTACATTATTGCTCATCATCTAGAACCAATAGGTAATAGGGACGAAGCTGCCAAGACGACACTTGATGATATTGCTCTTGTCTGCTCAAACTGCCATGATATGCTTCATAAGACTAATCCACCAATGAGTATAGAAGAACTACGAACTCAATTATATCAGTGA
- a CDS encoding tyrosine-type recombinase/integrase translates to MKYSKEWLRPDEAKKILNIPDLEEKYEIWVILMYFPALRVTEAIHIRPRDLDLRGECVEIWKGKGKKGELQKAPCELHILKRIKRYCEHHDLKDTDYIMFSNKSDKVTRSHVYKVVNKLCERAGIDKRIGTHTFRRSRAEHLLDNGLELTYVSKFLRHKNISTTMAYLDISVADIQRELEKIEMPVIV, encoded by the coding sequence ATGAAGTATTCAAAAGAATGGTTGCGCCCGGATGAGGCAAAGAAGATACTCAACATACCTGACCTCGAAGAAAAGTATGAAATTTGGGTCATTCTCATGTATTTCCCGGCCCTCCGTGTGACTGAGGCCATACACATTAGACCCAGAGACCTAGATTTGAGGGGTGAATGCGTGGAAATCTGGAAGGGTAAGGGTAAGAAAGGTGAACTACAGAAAGCACCCTGTGAACTGCATATCCTGAAGAGGATAAAGAGATATTGCGAACACCATGACCTCAAAGACACCGATTACATAATGTTCAGCAATAAGTCCGACAAGGTTACACGGTCACATGTCTATAAGGTCGTCAATAAACTCTGTGAACGTGCCGGAATCGACAAGAGAATAGGCACACACACTTTCCGCAGGTCAAGGGCTGAACACCTGTTGGATAATGGCCTCGAACTGACCTATGTCAGTAAGTTCCTGAGACACAAGAACATCAGCACAACTATGGCTTATCTCGATATCAGTGTTGCAGATATTCAGAGAGAATTAGAGAAAATAGAGATGCCTGTGATTGTTTGA
- a CDS encoding DUF3800 domain-containing protein has translation MFAENEFQNIEIEIYSDEIHSFKDEKTGHEWLFMGALIVPIQNKNEILNDLKNLRCLGNNKDYDNENCPYKCKFHKKNNTEIHFKELDNHMIRCMISKKWIRYLRLQTKKSPKFYLNILGINITGFDKDGFGGKNEKWYLNLYNRFYRTLLEGAFSHNLKKYNQITISKICHDVGPQEKHDYFNYHIFQKLMEKDRYIISEDGCNKVFVPTIEFIESDHRKSEQEESNFIQLVDIILGSTKQCLFNTSKKKEKREVAFEFTPILESIMYEENKRYLYNQSNFERLFSISFFKKGLDLDFQERFADDGDKYNSKFFNYLPIRNKDPKMKTLDDFY, from the coding sequence ATGTTTGCTGAAAATGAATTTCAAAACATTGAAATTGAAATATATTCAGATGAAATACATTCATTTAAAGATGAGAAAACAGGCCATGAATGGCTTTTCATGGGAGCTCTAATAGTTCCAATTCAAAACAAAAATGAGATATTAAATGATCTAAAAAACTTGAGATGTTTAGGTAATAATAAAGACTATGACAACGAAAATTGTCCCTACAAATGTAAATTCCATAAAAAAAACAATACTGAAATCCATTTTAAGGAATTGGACAACCACATGATAAGATGTATGATATCTAAAAAATGGATTAGATACCTTCGACTTCAAACCAAAAAGAGCCCTAAGTTCTACTTAAATATTTTAGGAATAAATATAACAGGTTTTGACAAAGATGGCTTTGGAGGTAAAAACGAAAAATGGTATCTAAATTTATACAACCGATTCTACAGAACATTGTTGGAAGGTGCTTTTAGCCATAATTTGAAAAAGTACAACCAAATTACAATCTCTAAAATTTGCCATGATGTTGGGCCCCAAGAAAAGCATGATTATTTTAATTATCATATTTTTCAAAAACTAATGGAAAAAGATCGCTATATTATTTCTGAAGACGGCTGCAATAAAGTGTTTGTCCCAACTATTGAGTTTATAGAATCTGATCACAGGAAAAGTGAACAGGAAGAATCAAATTTTATACAACTTGTTGATATCATTCTAGGTTCTACAAAACAATGTCTGTTCAATACATCTAAGAAGAAAGAGAAAAGAGAAGTGGCTTTTGAGTTTACTCCAATATTGGAGTCAATAATGTATGAAGAAAACAAAAGATATCTTTACAATCAGAGTAATTTTGAAAGATTATTTAGTATTTCTTTTTTCAAAAAAGGACTTGATTTGGATTTTCAAGAGAGATTTGCTGACGACGGAGATAAGTATAATAGTAAATTTTTCAATTATTTGCCAATACGCAATAAAGATCCAAAAATGAAAACATTAGACGATTTTTACTAA